CGCGGCGGGCGACCCGGCGGAGGCGGCGCGGCTGGTCGCGATCGACGGTCGCGTCAGCCATGACGGCGAGGGCATCTACGGCGGCCAGGCCGTCGCGGCGGGGGTCGCGGCGGCGATGGCAGGCGCCGGACCCGCCGGGGTCATCGGCGCCGCGCTGTCCGTGGTCCCGATGGACTCCTGGACGGCGCGCTCCATGCGCCGCGCGGTGATCGCGGCGGAGCAGGCCGCAGAACCCGACCCCGTGCTGCGCGAACGTGCGGTACGGTCCGCGGTCGTCATCGGCGGCTACCCCTGGACGGACCTCGCCCCGGAAGCGGTCGGCCTGGCCTTCGGCGCTTTCGCGGCGGCCCGCGGCGACTTCCGTACGTCGGTGCTCACCGCGGTCAACATGGGTCGCGACGCCGACACCACGGCAGCGGTCGCCGGGGCCCTCGCCGGCGCGCTGTCCGGCGCCTCCGCGATCCCCCGCGAGTGGGCGAAGGCGATCGGCCCCGTGCGCGGCAGCTGCCTCCCCTCCATGCGGGGCTACCACGTGCTCGACATCGCCGACCTACTGATCCCGGACACCGACACTGAGGCCCTGCCATGCCCCCCGGCCCACTAGACCCCGTATCCGAGCCCACGGCCACTCCCCCGGCCACGGCACCGGACATCCGCCACGAGCCGGCCCCTGGCGGCCACGCCTGGTCCGAGCCGGCCGCCGACCTCAGGGACCGGATCCAGGGGCTGCTGCTCGGACTGGCCGCCGGGGACGCGGCGGGGTGGCCCGCCGCACGGCACCGCGCGGCCCGGATGCCGGAGTGGACCCGCCGCCTCACCCGCGAACTCGACACCTTCGCGGAGCAGAACGCGACGACGACCCTCCCTGTCCCGATCGCCCTCAACCAGGCGCCCGAACCCCTGCGGCTCGGGCCTTCGGACGACGCCGAGTGGGCCGCGTTCACCGCCGAGACGATCCTCGCCGGTGCAGCCGGCACCGGCGACGCCGACGGCGACCGGGGTGAGCTGGGCCGCCGGATGCGTGCCGCCGTGGACCTCTCCTGGAACTCCCTCGCCGGAAAGGTCGCCGCAGCCGCCGCCCGCGCCCCCGAGGTCGAGTCCGCCGTACTCCCGCTGCGTGCCCGGATCTCCGTACGCGCCGGGCTCGGCAACCTCGCCACCGGTCTGCGTCCGCCCGCGACCGGCCACGACAATCCGCACTACTTCGACGACGCCGCGTGCGTCCGCGCCGCCGTACTCGGCGCCGTCCATCCCGGCGACCCGCGAGCCGCCGCCGAACTCGCCGAGTTCGACGCCCGCTACACCCAGGACGGCGACGGGGTGCACGGCGCCCGCGCGATGGCCGCGGCGATCGCGGCGGCACTCGGCGGGGCGACCGTGCGGGCGGCAGTCGATGCGGCGCTCGCGGAGCTTCCCGAGGTCACCGAGGTCGGCCGCAACGCGCGGCACGCGGTCAAGCTCGCCCGGGACGCGGACGACGCGTTCTCCCTGGTCCCCCTGCTGGAGCACCAGATCGTGGACCACGTCTACAGCTACGGCGTCGCCGCGGCTGAGACCGTCCCGGTGGCCCTCGCCCTCGCGACGGCCGCCCGCGGGCAGGTCGCTTCGGCGATCCCCGCGGCGGCCTGCCTGTCCCGGGTGGCCGACTCCGCTCCGGCCCTCGCGGGTGCGCTGACCGGCGCGTTGGGCGGTGGGGCCGCGGTGCCCACCACATGGCGCGACGCCTGCCGAACCCTCGCAGGCTGCGCCCTCCCCCACCTCGCGGACACGGACCTCGTCCCCCTCGCGGAACACCTCGCCGACGTGGTGTGCCGCGCCCGGTGAATCCCGGGGGCGGTTCGCACGGTCGGTGCGGTTCGTACGGTGTGCCGCGCCGCGGGTCCGAACGGTGTGGCACCCGCGGTGCACCGCGTGGCGCGGTGCACCGCCCGGCCACGTCACCCGCCGACGCGAGGCGCGGCACACCCCGGATCGGGGCCACCCGGGGTGGACAATTCCGACATGACACTCTCCCTTGAGGACCGCCTCACCGGCGCCCTCCTCGGCGCTGCGGTCGGTGACGCACTCGGCGGGCCGGTCGAGGGCTACACACCGGAACAGATCACGGAACGCCACGGAGGGCGGGTCCACGGCATCGTCGGCCCCTGGCACGGCGCCGACTGGCCGACCGCCCGCCCCATCGCCCCGTACCACAAGGGCGATGGGCACATCACCGACGACACCCTGATGACCCACGCCCTCGTACGGGTCTACACGACGGTGCGCGACCACCTCGACGCGTACGCCGTCGCCGAGCACCTCGTACCCGATCTGATCGGCACACCGCGCTGGATTCCCGAACTGGAGGCCGAGGCGCTGCCGGTCCAGCGGATCTTCCTTGCCGAGAAGTGGCTCGTGGCTCGGCTGCACTACGGGCACATCGACCCGCGCGAGGCGGGCAACGGCAACATCGTCAACTGCGGTGCCGCGATGTACATGGCAC
This DNA window, taken from Streptomyces sp. SCSIO 30461, encodes the following:
- a CDS encoding ADP-ribosylglycohydrolase family protein, yielding MRGDALECISCDRARGALLGLAVGDALGAPAENLRPSEIRRRWGRIEGFVTDNPTGTDDTEYAIFSGLLLARHGSALTIAHVESAWHRWIADLDEGPFRGAGFSERGTLENLRRGLAAPITAQHRHAWSDGLAMRAAPFGVFAAGDPAEAARLVAIDGRVSHDGEGIYGGQAVAAGVAAAMAGAGPAGVIGAALSVVPMDSWTARSMRRAVIAAEQAAEPDPVLRERAVRSAVVIGGYPWTDLAPEAVGLAFGAFAAARGDFRTSVLTAVNMGRDADTTAAVAGALAGALSGASAIPREWAKAIGPVRGSCLPSMRGYHVLDIADLLIPDTDTEALPCPPAH
- a CDS encoding ADP-ribosylglycohydrolase family protein → MPPGPLDPVSEPTATPPATAPDIRHEPAPGGHAWSEPAADLRDRIQGLLLGLAAGDAAGWPAARHRAARMPEWTRRLTRELDTFAEQNATTTLPVPIALNQAPEPLRLGPSDDAEWAAFTAETILAGAAGTGDADGDRGELGRRMRAAVDLSWNSLAGKVAAAAARAPEVESAVLPLRARISVRAGLGNLATGLRPPATGHDNPHYFDDAACVRAAVLGAVHPGDPRAAAELAEFDARYTQDGDGVHGARAMAAAIAAALGGATVRAAVDAALAELPEVTEVGRNARHAVKLARDADDAFSLVPLLEHQIVDHVYSYGVAAAETVPVALALATAARGQVASAIPAAACLSRVADSAPALAGALTGALGGGAAVPTTWRDACRTLAGCALPHLADTDLVPLAEHLADVVCRAR